The proteins below come from a single Mus musculus strain C57BL/6J chromosome 5, GRCm38.p6 C57BL/6J genomic window:
- the Usp30 gene encoding ubiquitin carboxyl-terminal hydrolase 30 isoform X3, whose amino-acid sequence MLSSRAQAARTAADKALQRFLRTGAAVRYKVMKNWGVIGGIAAALAAGIYVIWGPITERKKRRKGLVPGLVNLGNTCFMNSLLQGLSACPAFVKWLEEFTTQYSRDQQGPHTHQCLSLTLLNLLKALSCQEVTEDEVLDASCLLDVLRMYRWQISSFEEQDAHELFHVITSSLEDERDRQPRVTHLFDVHSLEQQSEMAPRQVTCHTRGSPHPTTNHWKSQHPFHGRLTSNMVCKHCEHQWLPSSCHSVAQLLSPAFASTSCPCVPMPMCVESRWKSEGYLFLET is encoded by the exons ATGCTAAGTTCCCGGGCGCAGGCGGCGAGGACGGCGGCCGACAAGGCCCTGCAGCGCTTCCTGCGCACCGGGGCGGCCGtcag ATACAAAGTCATGAAGAACTGGGGAGTGATCGGTGGGATTGCCGCTGCCCTGGCAGCAGGGATCTATGTTATTTGGGGTCCCATTACAGAGAGGAAGAAGCGGAGAAAAG GGCTTGTGCCTGGCCTTGTCAATCTGGGGAATACCTGCTTCATGAACTCGCTGCTGCAGGGCCTGTCTGCCTGCCCTGCGTTTGTCAAGTGGCTGGAAGAGTTTACCACCCAGTACTCCAGGGACCAGCAGGGGCCACACACTCACCAGTGCCTGTCCTTAACACTGCTGAACCTCCTGAAAG CTCTGTCCTGCCAAGAAGTCACCGAGGACGAGGTCTTGGACGCCAGCTGTCTGCTGGACGTCCTGAGAATGTACAGATGGCAGATCTCGTCCTTTGAGGAGCAG GATGCTCACGAGCTGTTTCATGTCATCACCTCATCACTGGAGGACGAGAGAGACCGCCAGCCTCGAGTCACCCACTTGTTTGATGTGCATTCCCTGGAG CAGCAGTCAGAAATGGCTCCCAGACAAGTCACTTGCCACACGAGAG GGTCCCCTCACCCCACGACCAATCACTGGAAGTCTCAGCACCCTTTCCATGGAAGACTCACCAGTAACATGGTGTGCAAACACTGTGAACACCAG TGGCTGCCCAGTTCTTGCCACAGTGTGGCACAGTTGCTTTCTCCAGCCTTTGCCAGCACATCGTGTCCTTGTGTGCCCATGCCCATGTGTGTGGAGTCCAGATGGAAGTCTGAGGGCTACTTGTTTCTGGAGACATGA